The Synechocystis sp. PCC 7509 genome includes a window with the following:
- a CDS encoding valine--tRNA ligase gives MTASINDLPIIYDPKIAEPKWQKYWDDYQVYKADPNHGGEPYCIVIPPPNVTGSLHMGHAFESTLIDVLIRFHRMQGRNTLWLPGIDHASIAVHTVLEKQLQAEGKTRQELGREKFLEKAWAWKAQSGGTIVNQLKGLGVSVDWSRERFTMDEGLSKAVIEEFTRLFEEGLIYRGKYLVNWCPATQSAVSDLEVEKQEVDGHLWHFRYPFVDDSGFVEVATTRPETMLGDTAVAVNPNDDRYKHLIGKMLKLPIVGREIPIVADEFVDPTFGTGCVKVTPAHDPNDFAMGQRHELPMINIMNKDGTLNENAGDFQGQDRFVARKKVVERLKAEGFLVKVEDYKHSVPYSDRGKVPIEPLLSTQWFLEIRPLADKTLEFLDNKSSPQFIPERWTKVYRDWLVKLNDWCISRQLWWGHQIPAWYAVSETGGEIADNTPFVVAKTEAEAQEKAISQFGQNVQLKQDPDVLDTWFSSGLWPFSTLGWPEQTQDLATYYPTATLVTGFDIIFFWVARMTMLGGHFTGEMPFKDVYIHGLVLDENGKKMSKSSNNGIDPLLLIDKYGTDALRYTLVKEVAGAGQNIRLEYNRKTDESPAVEASRNFTNKLWNASRFVMMNLDGLTPQQLGQPETGLESADKWILSRFHQAVIEISNRINNYGLGEAAKSLYEFIRGDFCDWYIELVKSRLQPESTSRKAVQQTLAYVLEGILKLLHPFMPHITEEIWHTLTQSSDRNFLGLQLYPQPDQALIDLELEHNFELITTTISKIRNLRAEGDIKPGAKIRVILQSENASEIDTLTRIGQIHILDLAKAESLEVLPKQATDSLGNVISGVVGTVELLIPLAGVVDTEALRGKLRKALAKVEIEIQSLSNRLNNPKFVEKAPEEVVKTIRDNLQEAEKQAQILRDRLGNLD, from the coding sequence ATGACCGCCAGTATTAACGACTTACCCATCATTTACGACCCCAAAATCGCCGAACCCAAATGGCAGAAGTATTGGGACGATTATCAAGTGTACAAAGCTGACCCTAACCACGGGGGCGAACCCTACTGTATTGTGATTCCACCACCGAATGTGACGGGAAGTTTGCATATGGGTCATGCGTTTGAAAGTACCTTAATTGATGTTTTAATTCGCTTCCACCGAATGCAGGGGCGTAATACTTTGTGGCTTCCTGGAATCGATCACGCTAGTATTGCTGTCCACACAGTTTTAGAAAAACAGTTACAAGCGGAAGGTAAAACTCGTCAGGAGTTGGGACGGGAAAAGTTTTTAGAAAAAGCTTGGGCGTGGAAAGCCCAATCCGGGGGAACGATTGTTAATCAACTCAAGGGTTTGGGCGTTTCGGTAGATTGGTCGCGCGAACGTTTCACTATGGATGAAGGGTTATCCAAGGCGGTAATAGAAGAATTTACGCGGTTGTTTGAGGAAGGGCTGATTTATCGCGGTAAGTATTTGGTAAATTGGTGTCCCGCAACGCAATCGGCGGTCTCAGATTTGGAAGTAGAAAAGCAAGAAGTAGACGGTCATTTATGGCATTTCCGCTATCCGTTTGTAGATGATTCAGGTTTTGTGGAAGTAGCTACAACTCGCCCAGAAACCATGTTAGGCGATACGGCGGTAGCGGTCAATCCCAATGACGATCGCTATAAACATTTAATTGGCAAAATGTTGAAGTTACCCATTGTCGGGCGCGAAATTCCCATCGTTGCAGATGAATTTGTCGATCCTACTTTTGGTACTGGCTGCGTGAAAGTCACTCCCGCTCACGATCCTAATGATTTTGCTATGGGTCAGCGTCACGAATTGCCAATGATAAATATTATGAATAAAGACGGGACGCTAAATGAAAATGCGGGAGATTTTCAAGGTCAAGATCGATTTGTAGCTAGAAAAAAAGTAGTAGAACGTTTAAAAGCTGAGGGTTTTCTAGTCAAGGTAGAAGATTACAAGCATTCTGTACCTTATAGCGATCGCGGTAAAGTACCGATTGAACCATTACTATCTACTCAGTGGTTTTTAGAAATCCGTCCTTTAGCTGACAAAACTCTAGAGTTTTTAGACAATAAATCTTCTCCTCAATTTATCCCCGAACGCTGGACGAAAGTTTACCGCGATTGGTTAGTTAAATTAAACGATTGGTGCATTTCTCGTCAACTATGGTGGGGTCATCAAATCCCCGCTTGGTATGCTGTTAGCGAGACAGGTGGCGAAATTGCCGATAATACGCCCTTTGTAGTCGCTAAAACTGAAGCTGAAGCGCAAGAAAAAGCTATTTCTCAGTTTGGGCAAAATGTGCAATTAAAGCAAGATCCTGATGTGTTGGATACTTGGTTTTCCTCTGGATTATGGCCTTTTTCAACCTTGGGATGGCCAGAACAAACTCAAGACTTAGCCACTTATTACCCTACAGCTACCTTAGTTACAGGCTTTGACATTATCTTTTTTTGGGTGGCGCGGATGACTATGTTAGGCGGCCATTTTACTGGGGAAATGCCGTTTAAAGATGTTTATATTCACGGGCTAGTATTGGATGAAAACGGTAAAAAAATGTCCAAGTCATCCAATAATGGCATCGATCCATTATTGCTAATTGATAAGTACGGTACGGATGCTTTGCGCTATACGTTGGTTAAAGAAGTCGCCGGAGCGGGTCAAAATATCCGCCTAGAATATAACCGCAAAACTGACGAATCTCCCGCCGTAGAAGCAAGTCGCAACTTTACTAACAAGCTATGGAATGCTTCAAGGTTTGTGATGATGAATTTGGACGGTTTGACCCCGCAGCAGTTGGGACAACCGGAGACGGGCTTAGAAAGCGCCGATAAGTGGATATTGTCGCGTTTCCATCAAGCAGTAATTGAAATAAGTAATCGCATTAACAATTACGGTTTGGGAGAAGCTGCAAAAAGTTTGTACGAATTTATCCGGGGGGACTTTTGCGACTGGTATATTGAATTAGTCAAATCTCGCCTGCAACCGGAATCAACTTCCCGTAAAGCAGTACAACAAACTCTTGCTTACGTTTTAGAGGGGATTTTAAAACTACTACATCCCTTTATGCCCCATATTACCGAAGAAATTTGGCATACTCTGACTCAAAGTAGCGATCGCAACTTCTTAGGATTACAGTTGTATCCTCAACCAGATCAGGCGCTAATCGACTTGGAATTAGAACATAATTTTGAACTAATTACTACTACTATTAGCAAAATTCGTAACCTCCGCGCCGAAGGAGATATCAAGCCAGGGGCAAAAATTCGGGTAATATTGCAAAGTGAAAATGCCAGCGAAATCGATACCCTAACTCGCATCGGACAAATTCACATTTTGGACTTAGCCAAAGCCGAAAGCTTGGAAGTTCTACCAAAACAAGCTACAGACTCTTTAGGAAATGTCATTTCTGGAGTAGTGGGGACGGTAGAACTCTTAATTCCTCTAGCAGGTGTTGTAGATACCGAGGCATTGCGAGGAAAATTGAGAAAAGCATTGGCTAAAGTAGAAATAGAAATACAATCTCTTTCTAATCGCCTAAATAACCCTAAATTTGTCGAAAAAGCCCCGGAAGAAGTAGTTAAGACTATCCGAGACAACTTACAAGAGGCTGAAAAACAAGCCCAAATACTGCGCGATCGCCTTGGCAACTTAGACTAA